Below is a genomic region from Candidatus Chlorobium masyuteum.
CGGCACCCGGCAATCAAGCCGGCATCTCAAGCTGTGTCATGTTTCTCTTTTCGGAGCTTACACAAGTAAACATTGTTGCATTCGCCTTTTCCGGTTTCTGTCCGGTTCGGGTCGATTGTTATGGTTTTTTTCTCAATTATCCTTAATCAACTCTCTTCAAATACTTAAAACGACAACCGAGATGGCAAAAACAACAAAAATTATTTACACCAAAATTGATGAGGCTCCGGCTCTTGCGACCTACTCCCTTCTTCCAATCATCAAGGCATTTGCCAAGGGTACAGGTGTAGACGTTGAAGCCAAAGATATCTCTCTTGCCGGAAGGATTCTTGCAAACTTCCCTGACAATCTCACTCCTGACCAGAAAATTCCGGATTATCTTGCCGAATTGGGTGAACTTGCGCTTGCGCCTGAGGCAAACATCATCAAGCTGCCGAATATCAGTGCTTCAATTCCCCAGTTGAAGGCTGCAATCAAGGAGCTTCAGAGCCAGGGTTACAATGTTCCCGACTATCCTGAAGCACCTGCAAATGCCGCCGAGAAAGAGATTCAGACCCGCTATGCCAAGGTGCTTGGCAGCGCAGTGAACCCGGTACTTCGCGAAGGAAACTCTGACAGACGGGCTCCGCTTTCAGTCAAGGAGTATGCCAAAAAGAATCCGCATAAAATGGGAGCATGGAGCAGTGATTCCAAATCACATGTTGCCTGCATGAGTGCCGGTGATTTCTATGGCAGCGAGAAGTCCATTACCCTGGAGAGTGCGGATAACGTAAAGATCGAGTTTGTTGGCGCGGATGGCAAGGTTACGGTTCTCAAAGAGAGCACACCGCTGCTTGCCGGTGAGATCATTGATGCCTCGGTCATGAATGTCCGATCCCTGCGCGGTTTTTATGCCGATCAGATTGCCGATGCAAAACAGAACGGCGTTCTTCTCTCGCTGCATCTGAAAGCAACCATGATGAAGGTCTCTGACCCTATCATGTTTGGCCATGCGGTAACGGTGTTCTACAAGGATGTTTTTGACAAGCATGCCGCCGTTATCAAGGAGCTTGGAGTCAATGTCAATAACGGGCTTGGTGATCTCTATGCCAAAATCCAGAAGCTGCCGGATGCACAGAGAGCAGAGATTGAAGCGGACATACAGGCTGTGTACGCTACCCGCCCTGCACTTGCGATGGTTGATTCAGATAAAGGTATTACCAATCTTCATGTACCCAATGACATCATTGTCGATGCATCCATGCCGGTTGTTGTGCGGGATTCAGGCAAGATGTGGGGTCCTGACGGAAAGCTCCACGACACAAAGGCTATGATTCCTGACCGTTGCTATGCAACCATGTACCAGGAGATTATCGAAGATTGTAAAAAACACGGAGCATTTAATCCTTCCACCATCGGAAGTGTTCCGAATGTCGGTCTTATGGCCCAGCAGGCTGAAGAGTATGGTTCACACAACAAGACCTTTACCGCTCCTGCAGATGGAACAATACGGGTTGTCAATAAGGCAGGAAACTGCGTGCTGGAACAGAAGGTCGAAACCGGCGATATTTTCAGAATGTGCCAGGCAAAGGATGCTCCTGTCCGCGACTGGGTAAAACTTGCAGTCAACCGTGCAAGGATCACCGGTGCACCGGCTATTTTCTGGCTCGACAGCAAGCGCGCTCACGATGCAGAGATCATTAAAAAGGTTACAACCTATCTTAAGGAACATGATACCACCGGTCTTGACATCCGGATTCTTACCCCGGTTGAAGCCATGCGCTTCTCTCTTGAGCGGATCAGGGCAGGAAAGGATACCATCTCGGTTACCGGAAACGTTCTTCGCGACTACCTGACCGACCTCTTCCCGATTATCGAGCTTGGTACCAGTGCAAAGATGCTCTCGGTTGTTCCGCTTATGAACGGTGGCGGACTGTTCGAGACCGGTGCAGGCGGTTCAGCTCCGAAGCATGTTCAGCAGTTCCAGAAAGAGGGTTACCTCAGATGGGATTCGCTTGGCGAATTCTCAGCGCTTGCGGCTTCGCTTGAGCACCTTGCCCAGGCATTCAGCAATGACAAAGCGCAGGTTCTGGCTGAAACGCTTGATCAGGCAATCGGAAAGTTCCTCGATAACGACAAGTCACCGGCCCGCAAGGTCGGCCAGATCGATAATCGGGGCAGCCACTTCTACCTTGCGCTCTACTGGGCAGAGGCGCTTGCCGCACAGAAGAAGGATGCTGAGCTTCAGGCCCGTTTTGCCAAAGCCGCAGCACAGCTTTCCGGCAGTGAGGCGAAAATCAATGAGGAGCTGATTGCAGCACAGGGTAGTCCGGTCGATATGGGCGGTTACTACCATGTGGATGACGCGAAGACCGAAAAAGCCATGCGTCCGAGTGCTACACTGAACGCGATCATTGATGCACTCTGATAAGCTGAATGATTCTATCAGTTACAAAGCAGAAAGCCCGGTTTTTCCGGGCTTTCTGCTTTTATTCTCTTTTCCGCTCTGCTCTCCACACATAAATAAATCCATTGTTTTCGAGTTTTTTTGCAACCTCGACAATATCTCCGGTTGCAACCACAAAGCAGCCGTTGCTCCGGCCTATCCTTGGGCCATTGAAGGTCAGAAGGTTTTCAATGATGGTGAACATCGAGACATAACCGGCTGAGTGGAGCACAATATCGCGCATGAATGCATTGCCGTTCACTGTGCTGTCCAGCCCTTCAAGACGGACCGCCTTCCCATGATCTCCGCTGTATGTATCATGAACCCTGAAAAGTCCGAGACTGCTCATATTTGATTCCGGAGTGTCGGAAAATCGGACGGCATAAAGTTCACCGGAGTTTTTTCCATGAGCTACCCGGAAAAACGATTGCTCACCGGTTTTCAGCTCAATGAGAGCCATCCGTTTCAGGTACGAGGGCTTCGAGTAGTCAACCACCGCGAGGTAGCGCGGGTTCTCTTCAGGATGGAGCGTCCGATATGATTGAAGTGCAAAAAGGGCGGCTTTGTAAGCCTGCGGCGATACCTGTTCCGGGAGGAGGAGCACTCCGGCGAAGATAGCGGATAGCAATGCAACGATAGTTATACCGGTACGGACTCTCTTTGCCATGTTACTGCCGATTTTATGTATTCCAATACTGCATCAAAGTTTTGAAGCGTGCCTTCAAGTCAGATACCGTTTTTATGGTGTGCGGTGTAACGTAAAGATGCGATTGCCTGTGCAGTGAATATTAGCAAACTTTACAACAGAACGTAATAGAGTTTTTTACAACCAAACAGGACATGATTTATGCAAATGAAAAAAAGTCTTAAAAGACCTGCGGCCTTGTTACTGGGACTATTATCGTTAGTTGGCGTAGATTCAACAGCGATCAGCGCGCCTGCAAACATAGTGGTAGCGGATGCAAAAACAACTCATCATCTCAATCTTTATGTTGCTCAGGATTTGGGGATTTTCAAAAAATATAAGCTGGACGTCTCCATCGTGCCCGTTGCAGATCTGGCTGCCGCAAGAGATCTGGTTGTTTCAGGACAGGCAGATGTATTTTGGTCGTGCCCGACTGTTGCCATTGCTGCTATTGCCAATGGTGCACCGATCAAGATAATCTCTCAGGTCAAAAAGCCCTGCACCTCGGTACTGCTTGTGCCAAAGGATTCACCAATTACCCGTCTTTCGGATCTGAAGGGCAAGAATATTGCCGGTATTTCGCCTACATGCGAATCGGTTATTGCGTTGACGGTTGCGGCAAGGAAAAACGGCGGGCAGTTCAATCTCCAGAAACTGGCCGGAGGCCCGGCACTTGCAGCGCTTGAAGCAAGGCAGATTGATGGTGCTATTCTTGAAGAACCACAGGCCAGTATTGCTGAATTGAAAGGGTACAAGGTGCTCTTCAAGGAGGCGGCTGAAAATATTCCATGCCGTACTATCAATGCACGCAATACGTTTCTGAAAAGCAATGCAAAAGAGCTTAAAACCTTCATAAAGGCGATAGGGGAAGCCAATGCCCTTATTCTCAAAAATCCTGTTGCTCCGAATATTGTCGATATAGCGGTGAAGTATACCGGTGCACCTGTTGAAGCTATCAAGTACGGCAACCACAGGCTTAAATTCCGTACCACAATTGATCAGCGAGGGCTCTTTTTGCTTGGCAATGAATTGATTGTGCTGCAGAATATCAAGGAAAATCCCGGCAATCGTCTCTATGCTGACGAGTTTCGCGGTATTACCTGGAAGTAGTCGGGGTTATTGTTCTTTATGAGTCGCTGCCCTGCCGGGCGTAGAATTCCGGCAGGGCACTATATTTTAACAACAACAAGAGTGGTTTTGGTAAACACGAAAGAGCAAAAGAAATTGAATGGGTGGGCTTTGCCATTAGCTGGCATAACGTTGGCGCTTGTTATTTTTGGTGTTTATGTTGCTTTTCAGGCACCCCGGAAAGAACTTCCAGTCAAAACCATGATTGGTCATAACGGTAGTCCGCTGCTTGCATTTTTGTATGCAACAGGAGAAGGTGCTGAAGGCCGAAATGTCTTTACATCCAGCAAGTTCAGCTCTTCGTCCGATGTTGGCTATGCCTTGCTCTCAGGAACTATTCATGCCGGTTTTATTGAGCCGGAAAAGGCTCTTGAGCTTTCCCGGTTAAGCGGCTTTGAAAAACTTTTGGTATTGGGAAAAGTGACGTTTCCCTATGGTGTTACCGTTATTACGAAAAAAGGATCATCCCTCCGTTTGCAGGATATAAACGGGCATCATATTGGCGTACCATCGGATAATCCGGCTTTGCTGGAAGAGTTTACGAAGGCGGTCAGCAAGTATCCGCTTCAACTGAACCAGGTTGATTATCGATTTTTACCGGCGGATGCGATCATACCTGCCCTTGATTCCGGAAAAATCGAAGGTGCGATTGTCAAAGGATCAAAAGCGGTGATTGCCATAAGTGACGGGCATAATATTCTTTTTCAGAAGTGGGATATGGAGCCGGGAAACGAGTGCTGCCCACCGGTTATTGATCAGCTTGAGTTTGTATTGGTTGCGCAGAAAAATAATCAGGCTCTCAATAGTGAGCTGGTGAAAATTCTCGGCAGATCGGCGGCATTGAGCCCCTCCGTTTTAAGAGAGGCGCTATCGAGAACGGAACATGTTCCTGAAACTCTCTTTGCTGATCTCCCCCTGGCATCCTTTGAGGTGGCTGATAATCAATTACTCCAACTTTTTTCACGGCATTCCGGGCGGGATCACCATAAAAAGAGCGGCCCGGCTCATCATGCGGTACCTTGACGAGCGCAGTTTTTCTACGGAGGCCGCCATCAATCACATTATAGATGAATTATCATGCAAGTTGAGCAGCAATATGGGTCGAAAGGATTTGGTTTGCTGACAAGAGCGTCAGGGCTTTTTTTGAAAAACTCGTTCGGGAGCATTTTTTCACGTGAGTTTATCAAAGTGCTCATTCCGCTTCTTGTTCTTTGGGAGGTGATTCCACGGTTTGAGATCCTTCCTCGTACACTTGCCCCAACACTGAGCGATGTTGCTCTGGCTTTTTGGGATATGGTGTTAAACAAGGCTTTGTTTTTGCACATTCTCTTCAGTCTCGGCAAATTTCTTGCCGGTCTTTTGATTGCAGTACTCACCGCCATTCCAATCGGCATATTCATGGGGTGGAATCTTCCCATACGCAAGCACACGTTGCCTTTGTTTCAGATGCTTGCCCCTATACCTCCTCCGGCATGGGTACCGCTCACCATTATTATATTCGGAATAGGTCTTCCCATGCAGATCTACCTGATTTTTCTCGGGGCGTTTTATCCGATTCTCTTCAATACCTACCAGGCAATAAAAGATACCGATCCCAGATATCTCTCATCAGCCAGGGTGTTCGGTGCAAGTGAATTGACCTTGATCTGTAACGTCTATTTCTGGCATGCACTTGGCTCCATTATCATGAGCGTAAAAACCGGAGTGGCCATTGCTCTTGTGATGCTTGTGATTGCTGAAATGTATGGTGGACGCAGCGGGATCGGTTATTTGCTGGTTGAGGCAAAAGAGTTTTTCCAGATTCCGTCAATGGTGGTCTGTATGCTGGTGCTTGGTATCATTGGTTGGTTTTCAATAGAAATTTTAAAATTCGCAGAGTTGAAACTTGCGTTATGGAAGGTGGGGAGATGATAGAAGCGAGACGCATCAGCAAGTTTTTTTCAATCGTGAACAAAGAGGGTATTGCCGAGGGGCTCACCGCCTGTTTGTCCGTTACCCTTTCAATCGAGAAAGGCAAAATCATTACGTTGCTTGGGCCTTCCGGATGCGGGAAATCAACATTTCTGGAGATATTGGCCGGATTGCAGGCACCCTCAGAAGGAGAGGTCTATATTGATGGAGTCAGAGTACTTGAGCCGCTCCCTTCGACGCGCATAGAGATGGAGGCATACCGGAAGAGATACCGATTTCTCTCTCCACTTGCCAACGATCTTATTCGGGACAGGCCAAAGCACGATATAGCCATGATCTTTCAGGACTATGCTGTTTTTCCGTGGATGACGGTTTTGCAGAATGTCACCTTCACGCTCAAATTGCGAGGATTGCGACGCGCAGAGCGGGAAAAACAGGCCATCTTTTATCTCAACAAGGTTGGTCTTGGCGCTTCGTTAAATAAGTATCCTTCACAGCTTTCGGGCGGCATGCGGCAGCGGCTTGCTTTTGCCCGCGCTCTTTCGGTTGAGCCGAAGGCGATTTTGATGGATGAGCCGTTTGCTGCAGTTGATCTGCTTACAAGGGAGCGTTTGCAGGATGACTTGTTGAAGCTT
It encodes:
- a CDS encoding ABC transporter permease, translated to MQVEQQYGSKGFGLLTRASGLFLKNSFGSIFSREFIKVLIPLLVLWEVIPRFEILPRTLAPTLSDVALAFWDMVLNKALFLHILFSLGKFLAGLLIAVLTAIPIGIFMGWNLPIRKHTLPLFQMLAPIPPPAWVPLTIIIFGIGLPMQIYLIFLGAFYPILFNTYQAIKDTDPRYLSSARVFGASELTLICNVYFWHALGSIIMSVKTGVAIALVMLVIAEMYGGRSGIGYLLVEAKEFFQIPSMVVCMLVLGIIGWFSIEILKFAELKLALWKVGR
- a CDS encoding murein L,D-transpeptidase catalytic domain family protein, producing the protein MAKRVRTGITIVALLSAIFAGVLLLPEQVSPQAYKAALFALQSYRTLHPEENPRYLAVVDYSKPSYLKRMALIELKTGEQSFFRVAHGKNSGELYAVRFSDTPESNMSSLGLFRVHDTYSGDHGKAVRLEGLDSTVNGNAFMRDIVLHSAGYVSMFTIIENLLTFNGPRIGRSNGCFVVATGDIVEVAKKLENNGFIYVWRAERKRE
- a CDS encoding substrate-binding domain-containing protein, translated to MPLAGITLALVIFGVYVAFQAPRKELPVKTMIGHNGSPLLAFLYATGEGAEGRNVFTSSKFSSSSDVGYALLSGTIHAGFIEPEKALELSRLSGFEKLLVLGKVTFPYGVTVITKKGSSLRLQDINGHHIGVPSDNPALLEEFTKAVSKYPLQLNQVDYRFLPADAIIPALDSGKIEGAIVKGSKAVIAISDGHNILFQKWDMEPGNECCPPVIDQLEFVLVAQKNNQALNSELVKILGRSAALSPSVLREALSRTEHVPETLFADLPLASFEVADNQLLQLFSRHSGRDHHKKSGPAHHAVP
- a CDS encoding ABC transporter ATP-binding protein yields the protein MIEARRISKFFSIVNKEGIAEGLTACLSVTLSIEKGKIITLLGPSGCGKSTFLEILAGLQAPSEGEVYIDGVRVLEPLPSTRIEMEAYRKRYRFLSPLANDLIRDRPKHDIAMIFQDYAVFPWMTVLQNVTFTLKLRGLRRAEREKQAIFYLNKVGLGASLNKYPSQLSGGMRQRLAFARALSVEPKAILMDEPFAAVDLLTRERLQDDLLKLLDSSGITIVMVTHDVAEATYLSDEIIIFSPSPGTIRNRFTIDVPRPRRRDHPELADIQERISRLLKYDIDNESEYSI
- a CDS encoding NADP-dependent isocitrate dehydrogenase, translating into MAKTTKIIYTKIDEAPALATYSLLPIIKAFAKGTGVDVEAKDISLAGRILANFPDNLTPDQKIPDYLAELGELALAPEANIIKLPNISASIPQLKAAIKELQSQGYNVPDYPEAPANAAEKEIQTRYAKVLGSAVNPVLREGNSDRRAPLSVKEYAKKNPHKMGAWSSDSKSHVACMSAGDFYGSEKSITLESADNVKIEFVGADGKVTVLKESTPLLAGEIIDASVMNVRSLRGFYADQIADAKQNGVLLSLHLKATMMKVSDPIMFGHAVTVFYKDVFDKHAAVIKELGVNVNNGLGDLYAKIQKLPDAQRAEIEADIQAVYATRPALAMVDSDKGITNLHVPNDIIVDASMPVVVRDSGKMWGPDGKLHDTKAMIPDRCYATMYQEIIEDCKKHGAFNPSTIGSVPNVGLMAQQAEEYGSHNKTFTAPADGTIRVVNKAGNCVLEQKVETGDIFRMCQAKDAPVRDWVKLAVNRARITGAPAIFWLDSKRAHDAEIIKKVTTYLKEHDTTGLDIRILTPVEAMRFSLERIRAGKDTISVTGNVLRDYLTDLFPIIELGTSAKMLSVVPLMNGGGLFETGAGGSAPKHVQQFQKEGYLRWDSLGEFSALAASLEHLAQAFSNDKAQVLAETLDQAIGKFLDNDKSPARKVGQIDNRGSHFYLALYWAEALAAQKKDAELQARFAKAAAQLSGSEAKINEELIAAQGSPVDMGGYYHVDDAKTEKAMRPSATLNAIIDAL
- a CDS encoding ABC transporter substrate-binding protein, encoding MKKSLKRPAALLLGLLSLVGVDSTAISAPANIVVADAKTTHHLNLYVAQDLGIFKKYKLDVSIVPVADLAAARDLVVSGQADVFWSCPTVAIAAIANGAPIKIISQVKKPCTSVLLVPKDSPITRLSDLKGKNIAGISPTCESVIALTVAARKNGGQFNLQKLAGGPALAALEARQIDGAILEEPQASIAELKGYKVLFKEAAENIPCRTINARNTFLKSNAKELKTFIKAIGEANALILKNPVAPNIVDIAVKYTGAPVEAIKYGNHRLKFRTTIDQRGLFLLGNELIVLQNIKENPGNRLYADEFRGITWK